One Cyclopterus lumpus isolate fCycLum1 chromosome 7, fCycLum1.pri, whole genome shotgun sequence DNA window includes the following coding sequences:
- the prickle3 gene encoding prickle planar cell polarity protein 3 isoform X4, giving the protein MMTKLVSDFQRHSISDDDSGCASEEYAWVPPGLKPEQVYQYFSCLPEDRVPYVNSLGERYRIKQLLHQLPAHDSESQYCNTLDEEEKKELRLFSQQRKRENLGRGVVRLFPVTMTGAICQQCERQICGGDIAVFASRAEQNSCWHPQCFQCATCSELLVDLIYFFQDGQIYCGRHHAERLKPRCQACDEIILADECTEAEGRYWHMKHFCCFECEAALGGQRYIMRESRPYCCSCYESLYAEYCDTCGEHIGIDQGQMTYEGQHWHAVESCFCCACCQLPLLGRPFLPRGGLIYCSRPCSLGEDPNNSDSCDSALQSKPPQHKRGETAGKLQQPQCGSPLQPLEGTIPVIVPAKDCIHTAVENRGVHCTAPVQNGLPSPSGHPHPRGSYSPLPHIHLGNGFGPSWPSDLPHYSLLPGDSGIKRSVAELQFKGELNSNTGLTGLNSRGTSTKDCRNWVERTNQVMQVFPPQKNSHLTSPDSPNNPSILPPPLPLKSRDLMPLDSPQPNLPQLVDRPPDSPPPLSRSGTARVSFREPISSSYSVEENEDEDENEPELPEGKENLQEEDEMEGGFGSRLHLQKGIPPQMDLLDGSSYHQRSLRRGWSRCRFPSDPALHPGAERRSRRSRPDRPRLDTLDCRGEKERDKRGSACSLTLQPGQHKHEDSCSTCSSSSDSEDDGFFLGQPIPLPPQLRKQPPEEGLDREGDEEREVQRDWGLRGSLRRRRTHSLGAKDKDKNCAIS; this is encoded by the exons ATGATGACGAAGCTGGTGTCGGACTTCCAGAGACACTCCATCTCCGACGATGACTCGGGCTGCGCCTCCGAGGAGTACGCGTGGGTCCCACCTGGGCTCAAGCCCGAGCAG GTATACCAGTATTTCAGCTGCCTGCCAGAGGACAGGGTGCCCTATGTGAACAGTTTGGGGGAGAGATACCGAATCAAACAGCTGCTGCACCAGCTTCCAGCCCACGACAGTGAG TCCCAGTACTGCAACACtctggacgaggaggagaagaaggagttGCGTTTGTTCAGTCAACAGAGGAAACGAGAAAACTTGGGCAGAGGCGTCGTCAGACTCTTCCCAGTAACGATGACGGGAGCCATCTGCCAACAG tgcgAGAGGCAGATCTGCGGCGGAGACATAGCGGTGTTTGCCAGTCGGGCAGAACAAAACAGCTGTTGGCACCCTCAGTGTTTCCAGTGTGCCACCTGCAGCGAGCTGCTGGTCGATCTCATCTACTTCTTCCAGGACGGACAGATCTACTGCGGCCGGCACCACGCCGAGAGGCTGAAGCCGCGCTGCCAGGCCTGCGACGAG ATTATTCTGGCAGATGAATGTACGGAGGCAGAAGGCCGATACTGGCACATGAAGCACTTCTGCTGCTTTGAGTGCGAGGCTGCGCTGGGCGGTCAGCGTTACATCATGAGAGAGAGTCGACCGTACTGCTGCTCCTGCTACGAGTCCCTGTACGCCGAGTACTGCGACACCTGCGGAGAACACATAG GTATCGATCAGGGTCAGATGACATACGAGGGTCAGCACTGGCACGCCGTGGAGTCTTGTTTCTGCTGCGCCTGCTGCCAGCTACCTCTGCTGGGGCGTCCCTTCCTCCCTCGAGGGGGGCTCATCTACTGCTCCAGGCCCTGCTCGCTGGGCGAGGACCCCAATAACTCCGACTCCTGTGACTCGGCGCTGCAGAGCAAACCGCCTCAGCACAAACGTGGTGAGACGGCAGGGAAACTCCAGCAGCCACAGTGCGGCTCTCCACTGCAGCCGCTAGAGGGCACCATCCCTGTTATAGTTCCTGCAAAAGACTGCATTCATACTGCAGTGGAAAACAGAG GTGTCCACTGCACGGCTCCAGTTCAAAACGGACTTCCTTCACCAAGTGGACATCCTCATCCAAGAGGCTCCTACTCACCTCTTCCCCACATCCATCTAGGAAACGGCTTCGGTCCATCTTGGCCCAGCGACCTTCCCCATTACAGTTTACTGCCAGGGGACTCTGGTATCAAGCGCTCTGTCGCAGAGCTTCAGTTCAAGGGGGAGCTCAATTCAAATACTGGACTAACTGGCCTTAATTCAAGGGGAACCTCGACTAAAGACTGTAGGAACTGGGTAGAAAGGACAAATCAAGTAATGCAAG tgTTTCCTCCACAGAAAAACTCCCACCTGACTTCACCTGACTCGCCCAACaacccatccatcctcccaccTCCGCTGCCCCTCAAGTCTCGTGACTTGATGCCCCTGGACTCACCCCAACCGAACCTCCCCCAACTAGTGGACAGACCGCCTGACTCTCCGCCCCCGCTGTCTCGCAGTGGCACAGCTCGGGTCAGCTTCAGAGAACCAATCAGCAGCAGCTACTCTGTGGAGGAAAAcgaggatgaagatgagaatGAGCCAGAGCTGCCAGAGGGAAAGGAGAACctgcaggaggaagatgagatggagggaggtTTCGGAAGCAGGTTGCATCTACAGAAAGGCATCCCGCCGCAGATGGATCTTCTGG ATGGATCCTCTTACCACCAGCGGAGTCTGCGGCGAGGGTGGAGCCGTTGCCGCTTCCCCTCTGACCCTGCTCTCCACCCGGGAGCAGAGAGGCGCTCCAGACGCTCGCGGCCCGACCGGCCTCGGCTGGACACCCTGGACTGCAGGGGCGAGAAAGAGAGGGACAAGCGGGGCTCCGCCTGCTCACTGACCCTGCAGCCGGGCCAGCACAAACACGAAGACTCTTGCTCTACGTGCTCTTCGTCCTCAGACTCAGAGGATGATGGCTTCTTCCTGGGGCAGCCCATACCTCTGCCCCCGCAGCTCCGAAAGCAGCCACCCGAAGAGGGcctggacagagagggagacgaggagagggaggtgcaGAGAGACTGGGGACTGAGAGGCAGCCTCAGGCGGAGAAGAACTCACAGCCTTGGCGCAAAGGACAAAGATAAAAACTGTGCTATTTCCTAA
- the prickle3 gene encoding prickle planar cell polarity protein 3 isoform X1 — protein sequence MFMRGSKKRRSTRSQEEEDPDRGQPCMRCGDQCPGFRVHGWRKICVHCKCVREEHAVRSVPGQLEKMMTKLVSDFQRHSISDDDSGCASEEYAWVPPGLKPEQVYQYFSCLPEDRVPYVNSLGERYRIKQLLHQLPAHDSESQYCNTLDEEEKKELRLFSQQRKRENLGRGVVRLFPVTMTGAICQQCERQICGGDIAVFASRAEQNSCWHPQCFQCATCSELLVDLIYFFQDGQIYCGRHHAERLKPRCQACDEIILADECTEAEGRYWHMKHFCCFECEAALGGQRYIMRESRPYCCSCYESLYAEYCDTCGEHIGIDQGQMTYEGQHWHAVESCFCCACCQLPLLGRPFLPRGGLIYCSRPCSLGEDPNNSDSCDSALQSKPPQHKRGETAGKLQQPQCGSPLQPLEGTIPVIVPAKDCIHTAVENRGVHCTAPVQNGLPSPSGHPHPRGSYSPLPHIHLGNGFGPSWPSDLPHYSLLPGDSGIKRSVAELQFKGELNSNTGLTGLNSRGTSTKDCRNWVERTNQVMQVFPPQKNSHLTSPDSPNNPSILPPPLPLKSRDLMPLDSPQPNLPQLVDRPPDSPPPLSRSGTARVSFREPISSSYSVEENEDEDENEPELPEGKENLQEEDEMEGGFGSRLHLQKGIPPQMDLLDGSSYHQRSLRRGWSRCRFPSDPALHPGAERRSRRSRPDRPRLDTLDCRGEKERDKRGSACSLTLQPGQHKHEDSCSTCSSSSDSEDDGFFLGQPIPLPPQLRKQPPEEGLDREGDEEREVQRDWGLRGSLRRRRTHSLGAKDKDKNCAIS from the exons caggaggaagaggacccGGACCGAGGGCAGCCCTGCATGCGCTGTGGGGACCAGTGCCCCGGCTTCCGTGTCCACGGCTGGAG GAAGATCTGTGTTCACTGCAAGTGTGTGCGAGAGGAGCATGCCGTGCGCTCGGTGCCGGGCCAGCTGGAAAAGATGATGACGAAGCTGGTGTCGGACTTCCAGAGACACTCCATCTCCGACGATGACTCGGGCTGCGCCTCCGAGGAGTACGCGTGGGTCCCACCTGGGCTCAAGCCCGAGCAG GTATACCAGTATTTCAGCTGCCTGCCAGAGGACAGGGTGCCCTATGTGAACAGTTTGGGGGAGAGATACCGAATCAAACAGCTGCTGCACCAGCTTCCAGCCCACGACAGTGAG TCCCAGTACTGCAACACtctggacgaggaggagaagaaggagttGCGTTTGTTCAGTCAACAGAGGAAACGAGAAAACTTGGGCAGAGGCGTCGTCAGACTCTTCCCAGTAACGATGACGGGAGCCATCTGCCAACAG tgcgAGAGGCAGATCTGCGGCGGAGACATAGCGGTGTTTGCCAGTCGGGCAGAACAAAACAGCTGTTGGCACCCTCAGTGTTTCCAGTGTGCCACCTGCAGCGAGCTGCTGGTCGATCTCATCTACTTCTTCCAGGACGGACAGATCTACTGCGGCCGGCACCACGCCGAGAGGCTGAAGCCGCGCTGCCAGGCCTGCGACGAG ATTATTCTGGCAGATGAATGTACGGAGGCAGAAGGCCGATACTGGCACATGAAGCACTTCTGCTGCTTTGAGTGCGAGGCTGCGCTGGGCGGTCAGCGTTACATCATGAGAGAGAGTCGACCGTACTGCTGCTCCTGCTACGAGTCCCTGTACGCCGAGTACTGCGACACCTGCGGAGAACACATAG GTATCGATCAGGGTCAGATGACATACGAGGGTCAGCACTGGCACGCCGTGGAGTCTTGTTTCTGCTGCGCCTGCTGCCAGCTACCTCTGCTGGGGCGTCCCTTCCTCCCTCGAGGGGGGCTCATCTACTGCTCCAGGCCCTGCTCGCTGGGCGAGGACCCCAATAACTCCGACTCCTGTGACTCGGCGCTGCAGAGCAAACCGCCTCAGCACAAACGTGGTGAGACGGCAGGGAAACTCCAGCAGCCACAGTGCGGCTCTCCACTGCAGCCGCTAGAGGGCACCATCCCTGTTATAGTTCCTGCAAAAGACTGCATTCATACTGCAGTGGAAAACAGAG GTGTCCACTGCACGGCTCCAGTTCAAAACGGACTTCCTTCACCAAGTGGACATCCTCATCCAAGAGGCTCCTACTCACCTCTTCCCCACATCCATCTAGGAAACGGCTTCGGTCCATCTTGGCCCAGCGACCTTCCCCATTACAGTTTACTGCCAGGGGACTCTGGTATCAAGCGCTCTGTCGCAGAGCTTCAGTTCAAGGGGGAGCTCAATTCAAATACTGGACTAACTGGCCTTAATTCAAGGGGAACCTCGACTAAAGACTGTAGGAACTGGGTAGAAAGGACAAATCAAGTAATGCAAG tgTTTCCTCCACAGAAAAACTCCCACCTGACTTCACCTGACTCGCCCAACaacccatccatcctcccaccTCCGCTGCCCCTCAAGTCTCGTGACTTGATGCCCCTGGACTCACCCCAACCGAACCTCCCCCAACTAGTGGACAGACCGCCTGACTCTCCGCCCCCGCTGTCTCGCAGTGGCACAGCTCGGGTCAGCTTCAGAGAACCAATCAGCAGCAGCTACTCTGTGGAGGAAAAcgaggatgaagatgagaatGAGCCAGAGCTGCCAGAGGGAAAGGAGAACctgcaggaggaagatgagatggagggaggtTTCGGAAGCAGGTTGCATCTACAGAAAGGCATCCCGCCGCAGATGGATCTTCTGG ATGGATCCTCTTACCACCAGCGGAGTCTGCGGCGAGGGTGGAGCCGTTGCCGCTTCCCCTCTGACCCTGCTCTCCACCCGGGAGCAGAGAGGCGCTCCAGACGCTCGCGGCCCGACCGGCCTCGGCTGGACACCCTGGACTGCAGGGGCGAGAAAGAGAGGGACAAGCGGGGCTCCGCCTGCTCACTGACCCTGCAGCCGGGCCAGCACAAACACGAAGACTCTTGCTCTACGTGCTCTTCGTCCTCAGACTCAGAGGATGATGGCTTCTTCCTGGGGCAGCCCATACCTCTGCCCCCGCAGCTCCGAAAGCAGCCACCCGAAGAGGGcctggacagagagggagacgaggagagggaggtgcaGAGAGACTGGGGACTGAGAGGCAGCCTCAGGCGGAGAAGAACTCACAGCCTTGGCGCAAAGGACAAAGATAAAAACTGTGCTATTTCCTAA
- the prickle3 gene encoding prickle planar cell polarity protein 3 isoform X2: MFMRGSKKRRSTRSEEEDPDRGQPCMRCGDQCPGFRVHGWRKICVHCKCVREEHAVRSVPGQLEKMMTKLVSDFQRHSISDDDSGCASEEYAWVPPGLKPEQVYQYFSCLPEDRVPYVNSLGERYRIKQLLHQLPAHDSESQYCNTLDEEEKKELRLFSQQRKRENLGRGVVRLFPVTMTGAICQQCERQICGGDIAVFASRAEQNSCWHPQCFQCATCSELLVDLIYFFQDGQIYCGRHHAERLKPRCQACDEIILADECTEAEGRYWHMKHFCCFECEAALGGQRYIMRESRPYCCSCYESLYAEYCDTCGEHIGIDQGQMTYEGQHWHAVESCFCCACCQLPLLGRPFLPRGGLIYCSRPCSLGEDPNNSDSCDSALQSKPPQHKRGETAGKLQQPQCGSPLQPLEGTIPVIVPAKDCIHTAVENRGVHCTAPVQNGLPSPSGHPHPRGSYSPLPHIHLGNGFGPSWPSDLPHYSLLPGDSGIKRSVAELQFKGELNSNTGLTGLNSRGTSTKDCRNWVERTNQVMQVFPPQKNSHLTSPDSPNNPSILPPPLPLKSRDLMPLDSPQPNLPQLVDRPPDSPPPLSRSGTARVSFREPISSSYSVEENEDEDENEPELPEGKENLQEEDEMEGGFGSRLHLQKGIPPQMDLLDGSSYHQRSLRRGWSRCRFPSDPALHPGAERRSRRSRPDRPRLDTLDCRGEKERDKRGSACSLTLQPGQHKHEDSCSTCSSSSDSEDDGFFLGQPIPLPPQLRKQPPEEGLDREGDEEREVQRDWGLRGSLRRRRTHSLGAKDKDKNCAIS, from the exons gaggaagaggacccGGACCGAGGGCAGCCCTGCATGCGCTGTGGGGACCAGTGCCCCGGCTTCCGTGTCCACGGCTGGAG GAAGATCTGTGTTCACTGCAAGTGTGTGCGAGAGGAGCATGCCGTGCGCTCGGTGCCGGGCCAGCTGGAAAAGATGATGACGAAGCTGGTGTCGGACTTCCAGAGACACTCCATCTCCGACGATGACTCGGGCTGCGCCTCCGAGGAGTACGCGTGGGTCCCACCTGGGCTCAAGCCCGAGCAG GTATACCAGTATTTCAGCTGCCTGCCAGAGGACAGGGTGCCCTATGTGAACAGTTTGGGGGAGAGATACCGAATCAAACAGCTGCTGCACCAGCTTCCAGCCCACGACAGTGAG TCCCAGTACTGCAACACtctggacgaggaggagaagaaggagttGCGTTTGTTCAGTCAACAGAGGAAACGAGAAAACTTGGGCAGAGGCGTCGTCAGACTCTTCCCAGTAACGATGACGGGAGCCATCTGCCAACAG tgcgAGAGGCAGATCTGCGGCGGAGACATAGCGGTGTTTGCCAGTCGGGCAGAACAAAACAGCTGTTGGCACCCTCAGTGTTTCCAGTGTGCCACCTGCAGCGAGCTGCTGGTCGATCTCATCTACTTCTTCCAGGACGGACAGATCTACTGCGGCCGGCACCACGCCGAGAGGCTGAAGCCGCGCTGCCAGGCCTGCGACGAG ATTATTCTGGCAGATGAATGTACGGAGGCAGAAGGCCGATACTGGCACATGAAGCACTTCTGCTGCTTTGAGTGCGAGGCTGCGCTGGGCGGTCAGCGTTACATCATGAGAGAGAGTCGACCGTACTGCTGCTCCTGCTACGAGTCCCTGTACGCCGAGTACTGCGACACCTGCGGAGAACACATAG GTATCGATCAGGGTCAGATGACATACGAGGGTCAGCACTGGCACGCCGTGGAGTCTTGTTTCTGCTGCGCCTGCTGCCAGCTACCTCTGCTGGGGCGTCCCTTCCTCCCTCGAGGGGGGCTCATCTACTGCTCCAGGCCCTGCTCGCTGGGCGAGGACCCCAATAACTCCGACTCCTGTGACTCGGCGCTGCAGAGCAAACCGCCTCAGCACAAACGTGGTGAGACGGCAGGGAAACTCCAGCAGCCACAGTGCGGCTCTCCACTGCAGCCGCTAGAGGGCACCATCCCTGTTATAGTTCCTGCAAAAGACTGCATTCATACTGCAGTGGAAAACAGAG GTGTCCACTGCACGGCTCCAGTTCAAAACGGACTTCCTTCACCAAGTGGACATCCTCATCCAAGAGGCTCCTACTCACCTCTTCCCCACATCCATCTAGGAAACGGCTTCGGTCCATCTTGGCCCAGCGACCTTCCCCATTACAGTTTACTGCCAGGGGACTCTGGTATCAAGCGCTCTGTCGCAGAGCTTCAGTTCAAGGGGGAGCTCAATTCAAATACTGGACTAACTGGCCTTAATTCAAGGGGAACCTCGACTAAAGACTGTAGGAACTGGGTAGAAAGGACAAATCAAGTAATGCAAG tgTTTCCTCCACAGAAAAACTCCCACCTGACTTCACCTGACTCGCCCAACaacccatccatcctcccaccTCCGCTGCCCCTCAAGTCTCGTGACTTGATGCCCCTGGACTCACCCCAACCGAACCTCCCCCAACTAGTGGACAGACCGCCTGACTCTCCGCCCCCGCTGTCTCGCAGTGGCACAGCTCGGGTCAGCTTCAGAGAACCAATCAGCAGCAGCTACTCTGTGGAGGAAAAcgaggatgaagatgagaatGAGCCAGAGCTGCCAGAGGGAAAGGAGAACctgcaggaggaagatgagatggagggaggtTTCGGAAGCAGGTTGCATCTACAGAAAGGCATCCCGCCGCAGATGGATCTTCTGG ATGGATCCTCTTACCACCAGCGGAGTCTGCGGCGAGGGTGGAGCCGTTGCCGCTTCCCCTCTGACCCTGCTCTCCACCCGGGAGCAGAGAGGCGCTCCAGACGCTCGCGGCCCGACCGGCCTCGGCTGGACACCCTGGACTGCAGGGGCGAGAAAGAGAGGGACAAGCGGGGCTCCGCCTGCTCACTGACCCTGCAGCCGGGCCAGCACAAACACGAAGACTCTTGCTCTACGTGCTCTTCGTCCTCAGACTCAGAGGATGATGGCTTCTTCCTGGGGCAGCCCATACCTCTGCCCCCGCAGCTCCGAAAGCAGCCACCCGAAGAGGGcctggacagagagggagacgaggagagggaggtgcaGAGAGACTGGGGACTGAGAGGCAGCCTCAGGCGGAGAAGAACTCACAGCCTTGGCGCAAAGGACAAAGATAAAAACTGTGCTATTTCCTAA
- the prickle3 gene encoding prickle planar cell polarity protein 3 isoform X3, protein MFMRGSKKRRSTRSQEEEDPDRGQPCMRCGDQCPGFRVHGWRKICVHCKCVREEHAVRSVPGQLEKMMTKLVSDFQRHSISDDDSGCASEEYAWVPPGLKPEQVYQYFSCLPEDRVPYVNSLGERYRIKQLLHQLPAHDSESQYCNTLDEEEKKELRLFSQQRKRENLGRGVVRLFPVTMTGAICQQCERQICGGDIAVFASRAEQNSCWHPQCFQCATCSELLVDLIYFFQDGQIYCGRHHAERLKPRCQACDEIILADECTEAEGRYWHMKHFCCFECEAALGGQRYIMRESRPYCCSCYESLYAEYCDTCGEHIGIDQGQMTYEGQHWHAVESCFCCACCQLPLLGRPFLPRGGLIYCSRPCSLGEDPNNSDSCDSALQSKPPQHKRGVHCTAPVQNGLPSPSGHPHPRGSYSPLPHIHLGNGFGPSWPSDLPHYSLLPGDSGIKRSVAELQFKGELNSNTGLTGLNSRGTSTKDCRNWVERTNQVMQVFPPQKNSHLTSPDSPNNPSILPPPLPLKSRDLMPLDSPQPNLPQLVDRPPDSPPPLSRSGTARVSFREPISSSYSVEENEDEDENEPELPEGKENLQEEDEMEGGFGSRLHLQKGIPPQMDLLDGSSYHQRSLRRGWSRCRFPSDPALHPGAERRSRRSRPDRPRLDTLDCRGEKERDKRGSACSLTLQPGQHKHEDSCSTCSSSSDSEDDGFFLGQPIPLPPQLRKQPPEEGLDREGDEEREVQRDWGLRGSLRRRRTHSLGAKDKDKNCAIS, encoded by the exons caggaggaagaggacccGGACCGAGGGCAGCCCTGCATGCGCTGTGGGGACCAGTGCCCCGGCTTCCGTGTCCACGGCTGGAG GAAGATCTGTGTTCACTGCAAGTGTGTGCGAGAGGAGCATGCCGTGCGCTCGGTGCCGGGCCAGCTGGAAAAGATGATGACGAAGCTGGTGTCGGACTTCCAGAGACACTCCATCTCCGACGATGACTCGGGCTGCGCCTCCGAGGAGTACGCGTGGGTCCCACCTGGGCTCAAGCCCGAGCAG GTATACCAGTATTTCAGCTGCCTGCCAGAGGACAGGGTGCCCTATGTGAACAGTTTGGGGGAGAGATACCGAATCAAACAGCTGCTGCACCAGCTTCCAGCCCACGACAGTGAG TCCCAGTACTGCAACACtctggacgaggaggagaagaaggagttGCGTTTGTTCAGTCAACAGAGGAAACGAGAAAACTTGGGCAGAGGCGTCGTCAGACTCTTCCCAGTAACGATGACGGGAGCCATCTGCCAACAG tgcgAGAGGCAGATCTGCGGCGGAGACATAGCGGTGTTTGCCAGTCGGGCAGAACAAAACAGCTGTTGGCACCCTCAGTGTTTCCAGTGTGCCACCTGCAGCGAGCTGCTGGTCGATCTCATCTACTTCTTCCAGGACGGACAGATCTACTGCGGCCGGCACCACGCCGAGAGGCTGAAGCCGCGCTGCCAGGCCTGCGACGAG ATTATTCTGGCAGATGAATGTACGGAGGCAGAAGGCCGATACTGGCACATGAAGCACTTCTGCTGCTTTGAGTGCGAGGCTGCGCTGGGCGGTCAGCGTTACATCATGAGAGAGAGTCGACCGTACTGCTGCTCCTGCTACGAGTCCCTGTACGCCGAGTACTGCGACACCTGCGGAGAACACATAG GTATCGATCAGGGTCAGATGACATACGAGGGTCAGCACTGGCACGCCGTGGAGTCTTGTTTCTGCTGCGCCTGCTGCCAGCTACCTCTGCTGGGGCGTCCCTTCCTCCCTCGAGGGGGGCTCATCTACTGCTCCAGGCCCTGCTCGCTGGGCGAGGACCCCAATAACTCCGACTCCTGTGACTCGGCGCTGCAGAGCAAACCGCCTCAGCACAAACGTG GTGTCCACTGCACGGCTCCAGTTCAAAACGGACTTCCTTCACCAAGTGGACATCCTCATCCAAGAGGCTCCTACTCACCTCTTCCCCACATCCATCTAGGAAACGGCTTCGGTCCATCTTGGCCCAGCGACCTTCCCCATTACAGTTTACTGCCAGGGGACTCTGGTATCAAGCGCTCTGTCGCAGAGCTTCAGTTCAAGGGGGAGCTCAATTCAAATACTGGACTAACTGGCCTTAATTCAAGGGGAACCTCGACTAAAGACTGTAGGAACTGGGTAGAAAGGACAAATCAAGTAATGCAAG tgTTTCCTCCACAGAAAAACTCCCACCTGACTTCACCTGACTCGCCCAACaacccatccatcctcccaccTCCGCTGCCCCTCAAGTCTCGTGACTTGATGCCCCTGGACTCACCCCAACCGAACCTCCCCCAACTAGTGGACAGACCGCCTGACTCTCCGCCCCCGCTGTCTCGCAGTGGCACAGCTCGGGTCAGCTTCAGAGAACCAATCAGCAGCAGCTACTCTGTGGAGGAAAAcgaggatgaagatgagaatGAGCCAGAGCTGCCAGAGGGAAAGGAGAACctgcaggaggaagatgagatggagggaggtTTCGGAAGCAGGTTGCATCTACAGAAAGGCATCCCGCCGCAGATGGATCTTCTGG ATGGATCCTCTTACCACCAGCGGAGTCTGCGGCGAGGGTGGAGCCGTTGCCGCTTCCCCTCTGACCCTGCTCTCCACCCGGGAGCAGAGAGGCGCTCCAGACGCTCGCGGCCCGACCGGCCTCGGCTGGACACCCTGGACTGCAGGGGCGAGAAAGAGAGGGACAAGCGGGGCTCCGCCTGCTCACTGACCCTGCAGCCGGGCCAGCACAAACACGAAGACTCTTGCTCTACGTGCTCTTCGTCCTCAGACTCAGAGGATGATGGCTTCTTCCTGGGGCAGCCCATACCTCTGCCCCCGCAGCTCCGAAAGCAGCCACCCGAAGAGGGcctggacagagagggagacgaggagagggaggtgcaGAGAGACTGGGGACTGAGAGGCAGCCTCAGGCGGAGAAGAACTCACAGCCTTGGCGCAAAGGACAAAGATAAAAACTGTGCTATTTCCTAA